One Streptomyces sp. SAI-135 DNA segment encodes these proteins:
- a CDS encoding LLM class flavin-dependent oxidoreductase, translating to MHVGSFVLAAQFPGQGQGEALHRAVRSAEVAEEAGLDAVWLAEHHFVPYGTCPSAITLAALLLGRTRRIRVGTAVSVLPTVHPVQLGEQAALLHLTSGGRFSLGLGRGGPWVDLEVFGSGLDAYEKGFPESLDLLVRWLREPSVGADGERFRFREVPVVPRPSEALTETEGPEVIVACTSPASVRLAAERGLPMLLGMHVGDEEKAEMVALWRRQARAAGHPPEKVLDAPHVSAGVCQLADRRTDAVETLMKAMPGWLRQGLGAHITVDGRARQMRDPVAYTELLCGLHPVGTPRLAADRLAATSERTGVSRFALLVEGSGDLAATEENVRRLGAEVLPNLT from the coding sequence ATGCACGTTGGAAGTTTCGTGTTGGCGGCCCAGTTCCCGGGGCAGGGCCAGGGGGAGGCGCTGCACCGCGCGGTCCGCTCGGCCGAGGTCGCGGAGGAGGCCGGACTCGACGCGGTCTGGCTGGCAGAACACCATTTCGTGCCGTACGGCACCTGCCCGTCGGCGATCACCCTCGCCGCCTTACTGCTGGGCCGCACGCGTCGCATCCGGGTCGGCACCGCCGTGAGCGTGCTGCCCACGGTGCACCCCGTTCAGCTCGGCGAGCAGGCCGCGCTGCTGCACCTGACGAGCGGCGGACGCTTCTCGCTGGGCCTGGGGCGCGGCGGGCCGTGGGTCGACCTGGAGGTGTTCGGCTCGGGTCTGGACGCGTACGAGAAGGGGTTCCCGGAATCACTCGATCTGCTGGTGCGGTGGTTGCGCGAGCCGTCCGTCGGGGCGGACGGCGAGCGCTTCCGCTTCCGCGAAGTGCCGGTCGTACCGCGGCCGTCGGAGGCGCTCACGGAGACGGAAGGACCCGAGGTGATCGTCGCCTGCACCTCCCCTGCGAGTGTCCGGCTGGCCGCCGAGCGCGGGCTGCCGATGCTGCTCGGGATGCACGTCGGGGACGAGGAGAAGGCGGAGATGGTCGCGCTGTGGCGCAGGCAGGCGCGCGCCGCCGGCCACCCGCCGGAGAAGGTGCTGGACGCGCCGCACGTGTCGGCCGGTGTCTGCCAGCTCGCGGACCGGCGCACCGACGCGGTGGAGACGCTGATGAAGGCGATGCCGGGCTGGCTCAGGCAGGGGCTCGGCGCCCACATCACCGTCGACGGCCGCGCACGGCAGATGCGCGATCCGGTGGCCTACACCGAACTGCTCTGCGGACTGCACCCGGTGGGGACCCCGCGGCTCGCCGCCGACCGCCTCGCGGCGACCAGCGAACGGACGGGCGTCTCCCGCTTCGCCCTGCTCGTCGAGGGCTCGGGAGACCTGGCGGCCACCGAGGAGAACGTACGGCGGCTGGGTGCGGAAGTGCTGCCGAACCTGACCTGA
- a CDS encoding ABC transporter permease subunit has product MSTPQPSMPQAQPAVPNWQAASGPSYAGYTSPIPVVRTHLGHAIASEWTKIRSVRSTIWTLGVFVVLNVGIGLAVAALLAANASQESLRDENPLSFGFFGLLLGSMCVITLGVLTTASEYGTGMIRTTMVACPSRGRVLAAKAVVFFAVAFVTTLVSVLVVALADVALLDSARTPTGQEWLKGTVGISLYIALLGLLSLIVGSIIRHSAGAITLMIGVVLAPLVIALFMFSQSLEDVRQALFEYSIPSQLSVFYSNSLTESGPSGWDPLWIMLGVTAAVFAAAFALLEKRDV; this is encoded by the coding sequence ATGAGCACCCCGCAGCCTTCGATGCCGCAGGCCCAGCCCGCCGTGCCGAACTGGCAGGCGGCGAGCGGGCCGTCGTACGCCGGTTACACCTCGCCGATCCCCGTCGTGCGCACGCACCTCGGGCACGCCATCGCGTCCGAGTGGACGAAGATCCGGTCGGTGCGGTCGACGATCTGGACGCTGGGCGTGTTCGTCGTTCTCAACGTCGGGATCGGCCTCGCGGTCGCCGCGCTGCTCGCGGCCAACGCGTCCCAGGAGAGCCTGCGGGACGAGAACCCGCTGTCGTTCGGGTTCTTCGGTCTGCTGCTCGGCAGCATGTGCGTGATCACGCTCGGCGTGCTGACCACGGCGTCGGAGTACGGCACCGGGATGATCCGTACGACGATGGTCGCCTGCCCCTCGCGCGGCCGGGTCCTCGCGGCGAAGGCGGTCGTGTTCTTCGCCGTCGCCTTCGTGACCACCCTCGTCTCGGTCCTCGTCGTCGCCCTCGCGGACGTGGCCCTGCTGGACAGCGCCCGCACCCCGACCGGCCAGGAGTGGCTGAAGGGCACCGTCGGCATCTCGCTCTACATCGCGCTGCTCGGGCTGCTCTCGCTGATCGTCGGCTCGATCATCCGGCACTCGGCGGGCGCGATCACCCTCATGATCGGTGTCGTGCTCGCCCCGCTGGTCATCGCGCTGTTCATGTTCTCGCAGTCCCTGGAGGACGTGCGGCAGGCGCTGTTCGAGTACTCCATCCCGAGCCAGCTCAGCGTCTTCTACTCCAACTCCCTCACCGAGTCCGGCCCTTCGGGCTGGGACCCGCTGTGGATCATGCTCGGCGTGACGGCCGCGGTGTTCGCCGCCGCGTTCGCGCTGCTGGAGAAGCGGGACGTGTAG
- the nucS gene encoding endonuclease NucS codes for MRLVIARCSVDYAGRLTAHLPSAPRLILVKADGSVSIHADDRAYKPLNWMSPPCTLKEGAGEEEGVWTVINKAGEKLIITMEEVLHDSSHELGVDPGLIKDGVEAHLQELLADRIETLGEGYTLIRREYMTAIGPVDILCRDAEGQTVAVEIKRRGEIDGVEQLTRYLDLLNRDPHLAPVRGIFAAQEIKPQARVLATDRGIGCTVLDYDALRGIEDDKLRLF; via the coding sequence ATGCGTCTCGTCATTGCCCGGTGTTCCGTCGACTACGCGGGCCGGCTCACCGCCCACCTGCCCTCGGCCCCCCGTCTCATCCTGGTGAAGGCCGACGGCAGCGTCTCCATCCACGCCGACGACCGGGCCTACAAGCCCCTGAACTGGATGTCGCCGCCCTGCACGTTGAAGGAGGGGGCCGGCGAGGAGGAAGGCGTCTGGACCGTCATCAACAAGGCGGGCGAGAAGCTCATCATCACGATGGAGGAGGTTCTCCACGACTCCTCGCACGAACTGGGCGTCGACCCCGGCCTGATCAAGGACGGCGTGGAAGCACACCTTCAGGAGCTGCTCGCCGACCGCATCGAAACGCTCGGCGAGGGCTACACCCTGATCCGCCGTGAGTACATGACGGCCATCGGCCCGGTCGACATCCTGTGCCGGGACGCCGAGGGACAGACCGTCGCGGTGGAGATCAAGCGGCGCGGCGAGATCGACGGCGTGGAGCAACTCACCCGCTATCTCGACCTGTTGAACCGCGACCCCCATCTCGCCCCGGTCCGCGGCATCTTCGCCGCCCAGGAGATCAAGCCCCAGGCCCGCGTCCTGGCCACCGACCGCGGCATCGGCTGCACGGTCCTGGACTACGACGCGCTGCGGGGCATCGAGGACGACAAGCTGCGGCTGTTCTGA
- a CDS encoding SCO5389 family protein, with the protein MSLDVSPALLEKAERGEVDEAEFVDCVRTSLPYAWEMISSLVAQLKVDGGNFADNQTPPPDEQARGQLLRALASDAIRGALQRHFGVRLAFQNCHRVAVFPLDSSVDETLVRFTSVRSQLLNQSPEFRDC; encoded by the coding sequence ATGTCGCTCGACGTCTCACCGGCCCTACTCGAGAAGGCCGAGCGAGGCGAGGTCGACGAAGCCGAATTCGTCGACTGCGTCCGGACCTCCCTGCCCTACGCGTGGGAGATGATCAGCTCCCTGGTGGCCCAGCTGAAGGTCGACGGCGGCAACTTCGCCGACAACCAGACGCCCCCGCCGGACGAGCAGGCACGCGGTCAGCTGCTGCGTGCGCTTGCGAGTGACGCGATACGCGGCGCGCTGCAGCGGCACTTCGGTGTGCGGCTGGCCTTCCAGAACTGCCACCGGGTGGCGGTGTTCCCGTTGGACTCCTCTGTCGACGAGACGCTCGTCCGCTTCACCTCGGTGCGCAGTCAGCTGCTGAACCAGTCTCCGGAGTTCCGGGACTGCTGA
- a CDS encoding ATP/GTP-binding protein — translation MSPRRNRPKGSGSSDSAGRSAEDDRSGRYGGFQSSTHWQGEDWNVRHVAGASAQGKTYRCPGCDQMIPDGVPHVVAWPDHSGVDERRHWHKACWNARDRRTTRVQRSRNAPKF, via the coding sequence GTGTCCCCGCGTCGCAACCGACCCAAGGGTTCCGGTTCGTCGGACTCGGCCGGCCGGAGTGCCGAGGACGACCGTTCCGGCCGGTACGGCGGCTTCCAGTCCTCGACGCACTGGCAGGGCGAGGACTGGAACGTCCGGCATGTGGCGGGGGCGAGCGCGCAGGGCAAGACGTACCGCTGCCCGGGCTGCGACCAGATGATCCCGGACGGCGTCCCGCACGTGGTGGCCTGGCCGGACCACTCGGGCGTCGACGAGCGCAGACACTGGCACAAGGCGTGCTGGAACGCGCGGGACCGCCGCACCACGCGGGTGCAGCGGTCCCGTAACGCGCCGAAGTTCTGA